From a region of the Verrucomicrobiia bacterium genome:
- a CDS encoding iron-sulfur cluster assembly accessory protein, with translation MSTEVPTQAAPRIGSEKLIRLTESAGRKVAQLMQRDGVANGALRVKIVGGGCAGLEYKMDFDKNPPTPKDILIESAGVRVLVDVKSALYVSASEIDFQDKMIGGGFKIHNPNATATCSCGESFSV, from the coding sequence ATGAGTACGGAAGTTCCAACACAAGCTGCGCCGCGCATCGGTTCGGAGAAGCTGATTCGGCTGACGGAATCGGCGGGGCGGAAGGTCGCGCAATTGATGCAGCGCGATGGGGTGGCGAATGGGGCGTTGCGCGTGAAGATCGTGGGGGGCGGGTGCGCGGGGTTGGAGTACAAGATGGATTTCGACAAGAATCCACCGACGCCGAAGGACATTCTTATTGAGTCGGCGGGCGTGAGGGTGCTGGTGGATGTGAAGAGCGCGTTGTACGTGAGCGCGTCGGAGATTGATTTTCAGGACAAGATGATTGGCGGCGGGTTTAAGATTCATAACCCGAATGCAACAGCCACTTGCTCCTGTGGAGAAAGCTTCAGCGTTTAG
- a CDS encoding DUF1189 family protein — protein MNFLRSVIALCSGFATYRVYRDLPLSTSVKHLLKLMVPLAVVLVICGIPTALQGIDEFARRFDDRRPEFSIHDGKIATQAPQPYSWGDNDVRFVLDTSNAVATPDSNAVFGVLFTADSFLYWVTLTNAPTPVISTRLQSLRGFPDGAVNGEYFRHLTRALLWLAVPLGWLLVVLLGMLSCLLQAYLFSMVASFMERSMPSPLALSQLLNIAIHACTPAAIVVTAYTAMRLHNLNLWLVYLIVYGIFLIGATNACRDPVERSKQPDIDPF, from the coding sequence ATGAACTTCCTCCGTTCTGTCATCGCCTTGTGCAGCGGTTTCGCGACCTATCGCGTGTATCGCGACCTGCCCCTCTCGACCTCGGTAAAGCATTTGCTCAAGCTGATGGTCCCGCTGGCGGTCGTGCTGGTCATCTGTGGCATCCCAACCGCCTTGCAGGGAATCGACGAATTCGCGCGCCGCTTTGACGACCGCCGTCCCGAATTCTCCATTCACGACGGGAAGATCGCGACCCAGGCGCCACAGCCGTATTCGTGGGGCGACAACGACGTGCGCTTCGTCCTCGATACCTCGAACGCAGTAGCCACCCCGGACTCCAACGCCGTGTTCGGTGTGCTCTTCACCGCCGACAGCTTTCTCTACTGGGTGACTTTGACCAACGCCCCAACTCCCGTTATTAGCACCCGATTGCAAAGCCTCCGCGGATTTCCCGACGGCGCGGTCAACGGCGAGTACTTCCGCCATCTCACCCGGGCATTGCTCTGGCTGGCCGTGCCGCTGGGATGGCTGCTGGTCGTGCTGCTGGGGATGTTGAGTTGTCTGCTGCAGGCGTACCTGTTCTCAATGGTGGCCTCATTCATGGAACGCTCGATGCCGTCGCCGCTGGCATTGTCGCAATTGCTGAACATCGCCATCCATGCCTGCACGCCCGCCGCCATCGTCGTCACCGCGTACACCGCCATGCGGCTCCACAACCTCAACCTCTGGCTGGTCTACCTGATTGTCTACGGAATCTTCCTGATCGGCGCGACCAACGCCTGCCGTGATCCTGTGGAAAGAAGCAAACAGCCCGACATCGATCCGTTCTAG
- the def gene encoding peptide deformylase yields the protein MVLEVIKYGHPVLREKGRRIERVTPEIRELAANMLETMRAEDGVGLAAQQVGHALMLTVIDVSSSERPSQLILGGESLDIATSMPLVLLNPKLSKPEGEQIASEGCLSIPEINAEIRRAEKITVRATGLDGKELVFECTGLLARAAQHEVDHLNGILFVDRMDTATRVSLAGKLKKMQKETLAELAKTAKPRRTLAPTKSGLVRL from the coding sequence ATGGTTCTGGAAGTCATCAAATACGGTCATCCTGTGCTGCGCGAGAAAGGCAGGCGCATCGAACGCGTCACGCCAGAAATCCGTGAACTCGCCGCCAACATGCTTGAAACCATGCGCGCTGAAGACGGGGTTGGCCTGGCCGCGCAGCAGGTCGGCCACGCGCTGATGCTTACCGTCATCGATGTCTCCAGTTCCGAGCGGCCCTCGCAATTGATTCTCGGCGGCGAATCCCTCGACATTGCCACGTCCATGCCGCTCGTCCTTCTCAATCCCAAACTAAGCAAGCCCGAAGGCGAGCAGATCGCTTCAGAAGGTTGCCTAAGCATCCCGGAGATAAACGCCGAGATCCGTCGCGCTGAGAAAATAACGGTCCGCGCCACGGGCCTCGACGGCAAGGAACTGGTTTTCGAATGCACGGGGCTGCTCGCGCGCGCCGCGCAACACGAGGTCGATCACCTCAATGGCATCCTCTTCGTCGACCGCATGGACACCGCGACGCGCGTCAGCCTGGCGGGCAAATTAAAGAAAATGCAGAAGGAAACGCTGGCCGAGCTTGCCAAAACCGCGAAACCGCGGCGCACGCTGGCCCCGACCAAATCGGGGCTGGTGCGCTTGTGA
- a CDS encoding PaaI family thioesterase — protein sequence MSKQPLPYTRDCFVCGAHNPHGLHLRFRREGDEVHADFTAQVQHAGFRGIVHGGILSTVLDEAMFWAAASTQKQFCLAAELNVRFIEKVTVGQKLVCVARLKANRGRLWESEAELRDEHGKVYARAMCKQVPMNAAAMKDAALDFLPDPATAEGQKLFEGLM from the coding sequence ATGAGCAAGCAGCCACTTCCTTACACGCGCGACTGTTTCGTTTGCGGCGCACACAATCCGCATGGTCTCCACCTCCGCTTCCGCCGCGAAGGGGACGAAGTACACGCCGACTTCACGGCGCAAGTTCAGCACGCGGGGTTCCGCGGGATCGTCCACGGTGGGATCCTTTCGACCGTGCTGGACGAAGCGATGTTTTGGGCAGCCGCTTCGACCCAGAAACAATTCTGCCTCGCCGCGGAACTCAATGTCCGCTTTATCGAGAAAGTCACCGTGGGGCAGAAACTTGTCTGTGTCGCCCGGCTAAAAGCGAATCGCGGCCGCCTCTGGGAATCGGAGGCGGAGTTGCGCGACGAGCACGGCAAGGTTTATGCGCGCGCCATGTGCAAACAAGTCCCGATGAACGCGGCCGCGATGAAAGATGCCGCGCTGGATTTTCTGCCGGACCCGGCGACTGCGGAGGGGCAGAAACTATTTGAGGGGCTGATGTGA